A genomic window from Anticarsia gemmatalis isolate Benzon Research Colony breed Stoneville strain chromosome 24, ilAntGemm2 primary, whole genome shotgun sequence includes:
- the LOC142983391 gene encoding uncharacterized protein LOC142983391 produces the protein MMKSCAACNNQFNDGVQCGVCKRHLDFGCAGISEAGWRKLGADRRIQWKCAGCRASSPAVQVPEQVTLDTVLKEIRDMKRQLLTLPTLAEDMRTIKDELTELKASCEYSCGKLDELGSRVSDVESRVLVLEKLQDQVNCLQTDLQRTKNELSTYEQRSRLNNVEIKGVPVKQGENLFTIMEKINHKINYNLPKSQINYIYRVPMYNSKEKLIIVSFLNRYIKEDFIAAARAVKDLSTADLGFAGSFHKVYVNDHLSADHKKLLSKVKQVSKDKNYQFVWIKHGKIHILKDTNSKVLIIRSELDLNKIV, from the coding sequence atgatGAAGTCTTGTGCCGCTTGCAACAACCAGTTCAACGATGGTGTGCAGTGTGGGGTCTGTAAAAGACACTTGGATTTCGGATGTGCTGGTATATCCGAGGCAGGTTGGAGGAAGCTTGGCGCTGATAGACGCATACAGTGGAAGTGTGCCGGGTGTAGAGCGTCGTCACCAGCAGTTCAGGTGCCAGAGCAAGTCACGCTTGATACTGTCTTAAAGGAGATACGTGACATGAAAAGACAACTGCTTACACTACCAACCTTGGCGGAAGACATGCGGACGATTAAAGATGAGTTAACTGAACTTAAAGCATCCTGTGAATACTCGTGTGGGAAGCTGGACGAGCTCGGTTCAAGAGTCAGCGATGTCGAAAGCAGAGTTTTAGTTCTCGAAAAGCTTCAAGACCAAGTTAATTGCCTGCAAACTGACTTACAAAGAACTAAAAATGAGCTATCTACATATGAACAGCGTTCTCGTCTCAATAACGTAGAAATCAAGGGTGTACCAGTCAAGCAAggagaaaatttatttactataatggaaaaaattaatcacaaaatCAATTATAACCTCCCAAAAAGCCAAATAAACTATATATATAGGGTGCCTATGTACAACTCTaaagaaaaacttataataGTCAGTTTTTTGAACCGCTACATTAAAGAAGATTTTATTGCGGCAGCGCGTGCAGTGAAGGATCTATCGACGGCTGATCTGGGCTTTGCTGGTTCATTTCATAAAGTCTACGTCAATGACCACTTAAGTGCCGACCATAAGAAGCTTCTCAGTAAAGTGAAACAAGTATCTAAGGACAAAAACTATCAGTTTGTATGGATTAAGCACGGTAAAATACATATACTCAAAGATACCAATAGTAAAGTCTTAATTATAAGAAGCGAGCTTGATTTAAACAAGATTGTTTAA